The following coding sequences are from one Leptolyngbya sp. NIES-3755 window:
- a CDS encoding hypothetical protein (hypothetical protein PCC7424_2714;~similar to AA sequence:cyanobase_aa:LBDG_25120) codes for MSEAPETPVTSEEPKPSYVKLAMRNMVRKRGKSIFHFALTTIGLLGTLVVLSYLTR; via the coding sequence ATGAGTGAAGCCCCAGAAACACCCGTAACTTCAGAAGAACCGAAACCGAGCTACGTCAAACTAGCCATGCGGAACATGGTGCGGAAACGTGGCAAATCGATTTTTCACTTCGCCCTGACCACGATCGGGCTTTTGGGTACGCTTGTCGTTCTTTCGTACTTGACCCGATAA
- a CDS encoding diacylglycerol kinase (similar to AA sequence:cyanobase_aa:LBDG_25100) produces the protein MSQELPTPTPKRSKVVPLVKPERDLAWQVAPTLFTSFRYAWMGVSYAFVTQRNFRIHVCLGSIAIGLGLLLKASVVELAVIGLTIGLVLAMELLNTAIESVVDLTVKQTYHELAKIAKDCAAAAVLVAAIAAVLVAGCILLPKVWVLLLLIF, from the coding sequence ATGTCTCAAGAACTTCCCACTCCAACTCCCAAGCGATCGAAGGTTGTCCCGCTCGTCAAGCCAGAACGGGATCTTGCTTGGCAAGTGGCTCCGACGCTGTTCACCAGTTTTCGCTACGCCTGGATGGGTGTGAGTTACGCCTTTGTGACACAGCGAAATTTTAGAATTCACGTCTGTTTGGGGTCGATCGCGATCGGGTTAGGACTGCTCTTAAAAGCCTCGGTCGTCGAATTGGCAGTGATTGGATTGACGATCGGACTCGTGCTGGCGATGGAGCTTCTAAATACGGCGATCGAGTCGGTGGTCGATTTGACGGTGAAACAGACCTATCACGAATTGGCGAAAATTGCGAAAGATTGCGCGGCGGCGGCAGTTCTCGTGGCAGCGATCGCGGCAGTTCTCGTAGCGGGCTGCATTCTGCTTCCAAAAGTTTGGGTGTTATTGCTCCTGATCTTCTGA
- a CDS encoding metalloprotease (similar to AA sequence:cyanobase_aa:LBDG_25110) produces MQIEVSVQDCFHEEVPIQSETWEIWFRKWLELLQPMHEGEPLHPQEQYELSLRLTDDREIQSLNQNYRYKDQPTDVLAFASLEVDYPQFDELEAEPLYLGDIVISVETADRQAPPHNLETELAWLAAHGLLHLLGWDHPDDASLLRMLDQQQILLNAVGLEAKR; encoded by the coding sequence ATGCAGATCGAAGTAAGCGTTCAGGATTGCTTTCACGAGGAAGTGCCGATTCAGTCCGAAACCTGGGAGATTTGGTTTCGGAAATGGCTCGAATTGCTCCAGCCGATGCACGAAGGAGAACCGCTGCATCCTCAGGAACAGTACGAATTGAGTCTACGATTGACGGACGATCGAGAAATCCAATCACTCAATCAGAATTATCGATACAAAGATCAGCCAACCGACGTACTAGCCTTTGCCTCACTGGAGGTAGACTATCCGCAGTTCGATGAATTAGAGGCAGAACCGCTCTATTTGGGGGACATCGTGATCTCAGTGGAAACTGCCGATCGACAAGCACCTCCGCATAATCTAGAGACGGAACTGGCTTGGCTCGCGGCTCATGGACTTCTTCATCTGTTGGGCTGGGATCATCCCGACGATGCGAGTTTGCTGCGAATGTTAGATCAGCAACAGATCTTACTTAATGCGGTGGGATTGGAGGCGAAACGTTAG
- a CDS encoding segregation and condensation protein B (similar to AA sequence:cyanobase_aa:LBDG_25130) → MSRLTTTLEAILYLKAQPLTIAQLSEIAGFDRKTIEEALMELMSDYAHRDGALEIAETESGYSLQLRASYQNLINTLIPADIGVGALRTLAVIALKGPLSQTELVEIRGSGVYQHIPELVEMGFVRKRKNSDGRSSLVQVTDKFHQYFQINQDIGQLIQKRSQPQPEEAPVLAESGADILV, encoded by the coding sequence ATGTCTCGTTTAACGACGACGCTCGAAGCCATTCTCTACCTGAAAGCGCAACCGTTGACGATCGCGCAATTATCCGAGATAGCAGGATTCGATCGCAAAACGATCGAGGAAGCATTGATGGAATTGATGTCGGATTATGCTCATCGCGACGGTGCTCTAGAAATTGCGGAAACCGAATCGGGCTACAGTTTGCAACTCAGAGCAAGCTACCAAAATTTGATCAATACGTTAATTCCCGCAGATATCGGAGTCGGAGCGCTGAGAACGTTGGCGGTGATTGCCTTGAAAGGTCCCCTTAGCCAAACGGAACTGGTCGAAATTCGTGGATCAGGCGTATATCAGCACATTCCAGAATTAGTCGAGATGGGATTTGTGCGGAAGCGGAAAAATTCAGATGGTCGATCGTCATTAGTGCAAGTGACGGATAAGTTTCATCAGTATTTCCAGATCAATCAAGATATTGGGCAGTTGATTCAGAAGCGATCGCAACCTCAACCAGAGGAAGCGCCCGTTTTGGCTGAATCTGGTGCTGATATACTGGTCTGA
- a CDS encoding aminodeoxychorismate synthase, glutamine amidotransferase subunit (similar to AA sequence:cyanobase_aa:LBDG_25090), with protein sequence MIIVIDNYDSFTYNLVQYLGELGEEFAITSDIQVYRNDQITLDRVRELKPDAIVISPGPGRPEDAGVSMELIRQLGANTPILGVCLGHQSIGQVFGGDIVSAPELMHGKTSAVNHTNTGVFEGLDNPMTATRYHSLVIDRESCPAVLEITAWVDDQTIMGVRHREYPHIQGVQFHPESVLTASGKQLLRNFLRSIQDQ encoded by the coding sequence ATGATTATAGTGATTGATAATTACGACAGCTTTACTTATAACCTGGTGCAGTATTTGGGCGAATTGGGCGAAGAATTCGCGATCACGTCTGACATCCAGGTTTATCGAAACGATCAAATTACGCTCGATCGAGTTCGGGAATTAAAACCGGATGCGATCGTCATTTCTCCGGGACCCGGACGACCTGAAGATGCTGGGGTTTCGATGGAATTGATTCGACAATTGGGAGCCAACACTCCGATTCTGGGCGTGTGTTTGGGACATCAAAGTATTGGACAGGTTTTTGGCGGCGATATTGTTTCAGCGCCCGAATTAATGCACGGAAAAACTTCGGCGGTGAACCATACGAATACCGGAGTCTTTGAGGGATTGGACAATCCGATGACCGCGACTCGGTATCATAGTCTGGTAATCGATCGAGAAAGTTGTCCGGCAGTCCTGGAAATTACCGCATGGGTGGATGATCAAACGATCATGGGCGTTCGGCATCGCGAGTATCCGCATATTCAAGGGGTGCAGTTCCATCCAGAAAGTGTTCTCACCGCTTCAGGAAAGCAACTGTTGAGGAACTTTTTGCGATCGATTCAAGATCAGTAA
- a CDS encoding cytosine-specific DNA-methyltransferase (similar to AA sequence:cyanobase_aa:PCC7424_3012), producing MQSLAKISKDYCAEITLLDSQLYQHFQNKFVLQPALNRLLVSFQANKTRPIYRWYKYKEAFSASLVEFLIEKYRLAGKILDPFAGSGTALFAASEAGIDADGIELLPIGQHIIEARRILESEFNPEDLHRLKAWLDCKVWQKFEGKVTLPELRITKGAYAQTNRIAIQQYCEACQLENSRIQAVLMLALLCVLESISYTRKDGQYLRWDCRSGRGQGKKTFNKGVILDFETAITGKLSEIINDLIPSAQQIELFSTAKNCGKIELYKGSCLEIMPHLQDNSYQSIITSPPYCNRYDYTRTYALELALLGISEQQLIAMRQEMLSCTVENRPKELLKINPGWKTATAIADSQRLLQTILSYLEDQKSQGILNNNGIPRMVKGYFYEMACVIQECFRVLEPGSFLFLVNDNVRYAGVSISVDMILSDFAEKLGFVIENILVLPGDKGNSSQQMGNHGRDPLRKCVYVWRKP from the coding sequence GTGCAAAGCTTAGCAAAAATCTCGAAGGATTATTGTGCAGAAATTACGCTTCTAGATAGCCAACTCTATCAACACTTTCAGAACAAGTTTGTGCTTCAACCTGCACTCAATCGGCTTCTAGTTAGCTTTCAAGCAAATAAAACTAGACCTATTTATCGCTGGTACAAATATAAAGAGGCGTTTTCTGCATCGCTTGTCGAATTTCTAATTGAAAAATACAGACTTGCAGGAAAAATTTTAGATCCGTTTGCAGGAAGTGGAACGGCTTTGTTCGCTGCAAGTGAAGCAGGAATTGATGCAGATGGGATTGAATTATTACCGATCGGGCAACATATTATTGAGGCAAGAAGAATTCTAGAAAGCGAATTCAATCCCGAAGATTTACACAGATTAAAAGCCTGGTTAGACTGCAAAGTTTGGCAGAAATTCGAGGGAAAAGTTACTCTACCAGAGCTAAGAATTACAAAAGGCGCATACGCTCAAACGAATAGAATTGCAATCCAACAATATTGTGAAGCCTGTCAGTTAGAAAACTCTAGAATTCAAGCTGTTTTGATGCTTGCCTTATTGTGTGTTCTAGAATCGATTAGCTATACCCGAAAAGATGGACAGTATTTACGATGGGATTGCCGTTCTGGTCGCGGACAAGGAAAGAAAACATTTAACAAGGGAGTTATCCTAGATTTTGAAACTGCAATTACAGGCAAACTGAGTGAAATTATTAATGATCTAATTCCATCAGCCCAACAAATCGAGCTATTTTCGACAGCAAAAAATTGTGGAAAAATTGAACTTTATAAAGGTTCTTGTCTTGAGATCATGCCTCATCTTCAAGACAATTCATATCAAAGCATTATTACTTCTCCCCCTTACTGTAATCGCTACGACTATACTCGAACTTATGCGTTAGAACTGGCTTTACTGGGTATTTCTGAGCAGCAATTGATTGCAATGCGCCAAGAGATGTTGAGTTGCACTGTCGAGAATCGTCCTAAAGAATTGTTAAAGATTAACCCAGGTTGGAAAACGGCAACTGCGATCGCAGATTCACAGCGATTATTACAGACGATTTTGAGCTATTTAGAAGATCAAAAATCGCAAGGTATTCTCAACAATAATGGCATTCCTAGAATGGTGAAAGGCTATTTTTATGAAATGGCTTGCGTGATTCAGGAATGCTTTCGAGTGCTTGAACCTGGTTCCTTTCTATTTCTCGTGAACGATAACGTACGTTATGCAGGAGTTAGCATTTCTGTGGACATGATTCTCTCTGACTTTGCTGAGAAGCTTGGATTTGTGATAGAAAACATTCTCGTTCTGCCAGGTGATAAAGGAAATAGTAGTCAGCAAATGGGAAATCACGGGCGTGATCCACTCCGCAAGTGTGTCTATGTTTGGAGAAAACCTTGA